The following DNA comes from Thunnus thynnus chromosome 3, fThuThy2.1, whole genome shotgun sequence.
TTAATAGAATTTgaacaaattatattttttaatttggtgaCATATTGCAATTTGTTGGCAAGTGACCATGGTATGAGGGGAATAATACCCGCCGAGGTGTAAGTTCAATGATTGTAACTTATTTCATGTAAACCACCTGACACATCAATCAGAACTTACGTCAGGTATTATcccttttacttttaatgtttatatatataatatatatatataaaatgacatctatgTTTTCTGCCTCTACCTTTGGATTCTACATGATGAGAACGATAATACAGACTATGATCACAGCACAACACACCACACCATCActgaacacaacaacaacaatgaaaacactgagGGGTCAATTGTTACTTTTGTTAATGatgtaaatggtaaaaaactaaaatttaagCAAACGTGTGTGTCAGACTGTAACAAGAAGATCCCTGGTTCTATTTATCACTGATCATCAGGCGACCTGGCAAAGTGTCAAtcaaaaagtaattaaattaaattaaaggaaCATTCCAGTGGTTTTGCATGTTCTAGCCCATTAACCTAAAATCACATCTACGTCACATTACTGAAACTATTTTTCTACCTTCAGTCTCACCTTCCAAAGACGCCGGTTTCAGTTGTCAGTGCAGTATGCAAATCAGTTTGCAGAGATTTGAAACTCATCTCATCAGTCTTATTCTTATATTGGcttagttttttttgttaaatatgcAGTTTCAACTCATGTTAATGAGATTATCAGAGACTGCGTTGAAAACCTTTGCTGAAACCCTTTTTCCAGCCACATACTGAAGCTCTTGAGTTAAATGCTTTTCACTCAAATCTTGGTTGTCACAATTCCTGTAAAACTTTGATCTAAAAACATGGATAAGATAATTTTCTAATAAACAACTGCTTGAAGGCAGgaaatgtagttaaaaagtTGGTCTGTAATAATGTAAAGTTTACACAGCATGTATTTAATTAACTAAAACATGCAATACCACTGATACAGCTAAAAGCCCTAAAGTCTATTACATATTTCTTAAAGGTTGCCAGTCACAACATTAGTATATGGAATACATCTACAAGTCAGTGTAGatatataaaatagttttttttaggTCAAAGATGCAGCAGTCACTTTATTTTCAAAGCTAATACACATTGTTGTCTTATTTTAACAGtatgagaaaataactgaattatgTGATATAAGTCTTTGAATGCatcatcatgttaaactgaatAAGATTATAGATGAATTTGACTTTGATGATGTGCATTTATTCAAGCATATTGAAGCTGTCTAAAACCAGTGTTTTCACTCTAGAGCCAGATGACTCACATGTGGAGGACTGGACGATTTATACTGTTACAATACACACAAATTCTTCACTAGTTACACTAGATTTAgacaacacatgaacacatgagtGACTACACAGAAAATCTATCttcaaaaccacaaaaccaGAGTGAAACAGGTGCAGAGATCACCAGGTGAAAAgcttaaaggtaccctgtggagtttttgaccagtGGAGGTGCTGTAGAGTAACGTGATGGACTACAGGAGGATAGCGATGCACATTTCTGCAGAGTGCAGCGGGCAGTGATACGTATTAACAGATAGTTGCGGTATAGGAGAAGAAAACTGCGAGCTGATGTAAACGATGCagttttctaatgtttttttgaggttgaaaatgcattttaatgtcatACATAAGGATGCTCACGATGCCTTTAGGTGAaagggtgagaaaaaaaacatagtttCACACAAAAAACTCCCCATGGTACCACTATGTTGCTATGGATCATGATACTGTCTTGTGGATCAAATGGTTTAAAAGTTTCTCTCTGCATGTCTGGTTTATGAGAGGGGGGAGCGGAGAAAGTACTGACCGTTCTTCCCGAGTCTGATCTCTTCAGTAGTTCTCTTGACCAGAATGTAGACTGACCACAACATACAGACTATTGCTATCAGgtgaaacaaaactgaacagaaGATCTTTCTCCTCTCACTCTTCGTCATGTGTAGCCTCTCCCACTGGAAGACAGGAGGGTGGAAggaggagagatagagagagagagagagagagagagatggtgttCATTATAACATCCTGACAGTCTCGTCTGGAGGTATCAGCCCTGCTCGCCatctcaaaaagaaaaatttgtgtgtgtgtgtgtgtataccttcCGTAAAGGTTTGAGCTTTGTCTCCATAATGAAGTCGAATTTGCAGAGTTCACAGCAGCGAGTATCTGAGGATTTGATCCACTGGTTGAGACAGGCCTGATGGACGAAACTCAGGCTCCCCGTGCAGCGACAAGGCATAATCAGCGGGCAATCTTCATCCCCCTCACAGTGGCagatcctacacacacacacacgtatcaGGAGAAGTCAGAGATTCATAAATTGTCTCTGTCGTTAAatgttctctgtctctgtaaatgttttgcacccctgactttttttttggataatgAAGTTTTAAAGATAATGAAGTGATAAACACACGTCAGCTCTCAGACACTCACTGACCTGCAGACCTCCAGCTCAGAGTCATCAGAGCAGTGCTGGGGCATTCCACCGTTCACACCGCAGTGTGAACGCGGCGTGGGCACAGACATGTCCCCGCTCCCTGACCCTTTTTCCTGGTATCGTTTGGTGATGAGCTCCTCGCCGTCCTCTGCCAGTGAGGAGCTGCCCCCCGGGCTGTGTGACTTGTGGCCTCTGCagctcttctccttctctctgctctgtgatccTTCCCTCTGTGACGCGTGGCCGTCTCTCTTTGAGCCCCTGCCGCCGTGCCGCTTCTTAAGCCCTCCGCTGTCTTCCACCAGAGGCTGGCTCTCCTTCCCTTCATCCGAGCCCACCGACTGCAGCTCCATGTCCCCTTTGTCTTCCCTTCCCTTGCTTCCGCTGCGGCGGCGCGCTCTTCGGGCTTTCTCTTTGCTCCAGCTGCGGGCTTCGCGCTTCGCCTCGTCCTCAGAGGTGGAGTCTGAGTTGGGGGCACCTGAGCAGCGGAGGCGGGGTGGGAGCTCCCTCCGGTTCTTGAAGGAGCGGTGcctcttctctcccctctcGCTGCGGTCTGAGCTGAGGCTGCGGTCGCTGCGGTCCGTCTGCTCCTGTTTGGCGTTGGTTTCCACGCAGTCCAAGGTGGTGCAGCTGTTCCTCTTGCGGCGGTGACGGCGCTTCACCTGCTTCTTCTGGGCCTGAGCCGATGAACCCAGAGTTGTGCTCGTGACTGTCattacagctgtgtgtgtgcgcttgctAGTTTTGTGTGACTCAGAAGCATCCTCCTCTAAGCGGGTCAGTTGGCCagtgctgaacacacacacacacacgcacgtgcaaacaaacacacagagatggaGACATGAAACAAGGATAAATGAGATGGAAAAGACACAAATGTGATGacattaacaaaacaaatgggCTGAAATTGGAGCGCAGGcacttaaagggtcagttcacccaatttaaaaaaaccctcattattttatcaattacCTATCGAGCCATGATCACAGCTGATTTCTGCCTCCTTCACTCCTTTACAATGGATGTGACTTGAATCTTATCTGTGGTGTTCGCAGCATAAAAAATTCAACAGCTGTATCTCTTTCCAGAATCAGGAGCTCCGTTACTTTGGATAATCCGGTTTTAATTGGGACTATTTAATCAGTAAAAAGTAGTTCCAGTGAAACTGTGATTGTTTCTGGAAATACACACTGCTGATGAATTATTTatagggctgcaaataatgcttattttcattatcaattaacctgtcgattatttttttctattaattgattaatagtttaAAATGACAATCACATAGAGCACAGTATCATCCAATGTCTTCTGTTGATCGACAAAAATAGTAATTTTAAGaatccatcaaatatttggcacacttgcttgaaaatgaattaaacgattcattg
Coding sequences within:
- the marchf1 gene encoding uncharacterized protein marchf1 isoform X3; the encoded protein is MPIQQITVVPARETASNGKSAPRSKDKNEGKKAPGRSGSRSSNISKASNSTTGLTTTSRTSITPSSQDICSTGQLTRLEEDASESHKTSKRTHTAVMTVTSTTLGSSAQAQKKQVKRRHRRKRNSCTTLDCVETNAKQEQTDRSDRSLSSDRSERGEKRHRSFKNRRELPPRLRCSGAPNSDSTSEDEAKREARSWSKEKARRARRRSGSKGREDKGDMELQSVGSDEGKESQPLVEDSGGLKKRHGGRGSKRDGHASQREGSQSREKEKSCRGHKSHSPGGSSSLAEDGEELITKRYQEKGSGSGDMSVPTPRSHCGVNGGMPQHCSDDSELEVCRICHCEGDEDCPLIMPCRCTGSLSFVHQACLNQWIKSSDTRCCELCKFDFIMETKLKPLRKWERLHMTKSERRKIFCSVLFHLIAIVCMLWSVYILVKRTTEEIRLGKNGILEWPFWTKLIVVAIGFTGGLIFMYIQCKVYLQLWRRLKAFNRIITVQNCPEKNLHNSQAQPNGRHETLEVPVSPAPAPAPAPAPEPQMDSDMSVEDAVAPVQNPV
- the marchf1 gene encoding uncharacterized protein marchf1 isoform X1, which encodes MPIQQITVVPARETASNGKSAPRSKDKNEGKKAPGRSGSRSSNISKASNSTTGLTTTSRTSITPSSQDICSTGQLTRLEEDASESHKTSKRTHTAVMTVTSTTLGSSAQAQKKQVKRRHRRKRNSCTTLDCVETNAKQEQTDRSDRSLSSDRSERGEKRHRSFKNRRELPPRLRCSGAPNSDSTSEDEAKREARSWSKEKARRARRRSGSKGREDKGDMELQSVGSDEGKESQPLVEDSGGLKKRHGGRGSKRDGHASQREGSQSREKEKSCRGHKSHSPGGSSSLAEDGEELITKRYQEKGSGSGDMSVPTPRSHCGVNGGMPQHCSDDSELEVCRICHCEGDEDCPLIMPCRCTGSLSFVHQACLNQWIKSSDTRCCELCKFDFIMETKLKPLRKWERLHMTKSERRKIFCSVLFHLIAIVCMLWSVYILVKRTTEEIRLGKNDELWRFTLLKYYEPNGILEWPFWTKLIVVAIGFTGGLIFMYIQCKVYLQLWRRLKAFNRIITVQNCPEKNLHNSQAQPNGRHETLEVPVSPAPAPAPAPAPEPQMDSDMSVEDAVAPVQNPV
- the marchf1 gene encoding uncharacterized protein marchf1 isoform X2 is translated as MHMSTHRLTKVSAVHQSHQSVGRGAGAQGKKAPGRSGSRSSNISKASNSTTGLTTTSRTSITPSSQDICSTGQLTRLEEDASESHKTSKRTHTAVMTVTSTTLGSSAQAQKKQVKRRHRRKRNSCTTLDCVETNAKQEQTDRSDRSLSSDRSERGEKRHRSFKNRRELPPRLRCSGAPNSDSTSEDEAKREARSWSKEKARRARRRSGSKGREDKGDMELQSVGSDEGKESQPLVEDSGGLKKRHGGRGSKRDGHASQREGSQSREKEKSCRGHKSHSPGGSSSLAEDGEELITKRYQEKGSGSGDMSVPTPRSHCGVNGGMPQHCSDDSELEVCRICHCEGDEDCPLIMPCRCTGSLSFVHQACLNQWIKSSDTRCCELCKFDFIMETKLKPLRKWERLHMTKSERRKIFCSVLFHLIAIVCMLWSVYILVKRTTEEIRLGKNDELWRFTLLKYYEPNGILEWPFWTKLIVVAIGFTGGLIFMYIQCKVYLQLWRRLKAFNRIITVQNCPEKNLHNSQAQPNGRHETLEVPVSPAPAPAPAPAPEPQMDSDMSVEDAVAPVQNPV